One segment of Gordonia terrae DNA contains the following:
- a CDS encoding 2Fe-2S iron-sulfur cluster-binding protein translates to MEARISLSVNGALRDVVVDTRTTLLDGLRDRLGIFSPKKGCDHGQCGSCTVLVDGRRIVSCLSFAVAYEGTEIVTAEGLGDGDDLHEMQEAFIDEDAFQCGYCTPGQLCSAVGMLDEAKQGHPSHVTEDLDPAATDDANGLADDEIRERMSGNLCRCAAYPNILAAIRQVADR, encoded by the coding sequence GTGGAAGCCAGAATCTCGCTGTCCGTGAACGGTGCCCTCCGCGACGTCGTCGTGGACACGCGCACGACCCTGCTCGACGGCCTCCGCGACCGCCTGGGCATCTTCTCCCCCAAGAAGGGATGCGACCACGGGCAGTGCGGCTCGTGCACTGTGCTGGTCGACGGTCGCCGGATCGTCAGCTGCCTGTCGTTCGCGGTGGCCTATGAGGGCACCGAGATCGTGACCGCCGAGGGGCTCGGTGACGGCGACGACCTGCACGAGATGCAGGAGGCGTTCATCGACGAGGACGCCTTCCAGTGCGGCTACTGCACCCCCGGCCAGCTGTGCTCGGCGGTCGGCATGCTCGACGAGGCGAAACAGGGCCACCCGAGCCACGTCACCGAGGACCTCGACCCCGCGGCCACCGATGACGCGAACGGTCTGGCCGACGACGAGATCCGGGAACGGATGAGCGGCAACCTCTGCCGCTGCGCGGCCTACCCCAACATTCTCGCCGCGATCCGACAGGTGGCCGATCGATGA
- a CDS encoding NAD(P)/FAD-dependent oxidoreductase — MATPRPRVVVIGAGFAGMHCVRRLKNEPVDVTVVDRGTSHLFQPLLYQCATGLLSEGAISSPVRHLTRRHKNLDVVLGEASDIDVDARELTVDRIDGSSFRLSYDHLVVAAGMRTAYRGNEDFAAHAPGMKTLDDALSIRRKIMAAFEMAETVTDPEEQRSWLTFAVAGGGPTGVELAGQIREVATLALEREFDAIDPAQARVLLLHGGDRVLPSFSTKLSARAQRTLDELGVETHLGVHVTGVGEDHVETTRKADGDKQTYPARTTLWTTGVEAVPFATTLARALGADQDRGGRIPVEADLSVPGHPDVFVCGDMSAYRDLPGVAEVAMQGGRHVGAVIAETVAGQTDRSPFKYRDLGTAAYIARRHAIVQSGPLQLSGFLGWVAWGVIHIAFLAGVRNRMGTVMTWGATLLTDSRRERAITYGDPETARQPYGQ, encoded by the coding sequence GTGGCCACCCCAAGACCCAGAGTTGTCGTCATCGGCGCCGGATTCGCGGGCATGCACTGTGTCCGCCGGCTCAAGAACGAGCCGGTCGACGTCACCGTCGTCGACCGCGGAACCAGTCACTTGTTCCAACCGCTGCTGTATCAGTGCGCCACCGGGCTGCTGTCGGAAGGCGCGATCTCCAGCCCGGTCCGTCATCTGACACGCAGGCACAAGAACCTCGACGTGGTGCTCGGCGAGGCATCGGACATCGACGTCGACGCCCGCGAGCTGACGGTCGATCGCATCGACGGATCGTCCTTTCGCCTGTCGTACGACCATCTGGTGGTCGCGGCCGGGATGCGCACCGCCTACCGCGGCAACGAGGACTTCGCCGCCCACGCACCGGGAATGAAAACCCTCGACGACGCGCTGTCCATCCGGCGCAAGATCATGGCCGCGTTCGAGATGGCCGAGACGGTCACCGACCCGGAGGAGCAGCGATCCTGGCTCACCTTCGCGGTGGCCGGCGGCGGGCCGACCGGAGTCGAGCTCGCGGGGCAGATCCGGGAGGTCGCGACGCTCGCGCTCGAGCGCGAGTTCGATGCGATCGATCCGGCGCAGGCGCGGGTGCTGCTCCTGCACGGCGGTGATCGGGTGTTGCCGTCGTTCTCCACCAAGCTGTCGGCCAGGGCCCAGCGCACACTCGACGAACTCGGGGTCGAGACCCACCTCGGCGTACACGTGACCGGTGTGGGGGAGGACCACGTCGAGACGACCCGCAAGGCCGACGGCGACAAGCAGACGTACCCCGCGCGGACGACGCTGTGGACGACCGGTGTCGAGGCCGTCCCGTTCGCCACCACGCTCGCCCGGGCGCTGGGAGCCGACCAGGACCGCGGCGGCCGGATACCGGTGGAAGCCGACCTGTCGGTCCCGGGTCACCCCGACGTCTTCGTGTGCGGTGACATGAGCGCTTACCGCGACCTCCCGGGGGTCGCCGAGGTGGCCATGCAGGGCGGTCGGCACGTCGGCGCGGTGATCGCCGAAACCGTTGCGGGGCAAACGGACCGGTCCCCGTTCAAGTACCGCGACCTCGGCACGGCGGCCTACATCGCGCGCCGGCACGCGATCGTGCAGTCGGGACCCCTGCAACTGTCGGGCTTCCTGGGCTGGGTCGCGTGGGGTGTCATCCACATCGCGTTCCTGGCGGGTGTGCGCAATCGGATGGGCACCGTGATGACCTGGGGCGCAACGCTGCTCACCGACAGTCGGCGAGAGCGCGCGATCACCTACGGCGACCCGGAGACGGCGCGGCAACCGTACGGGCAGTGA
- a CDS encoding nitronate monooxygenase, translated as MHTPICDELGIEFPIFAFTHCRDVVVAVSKAGGFGVLGAVGFTPEELEIELNWIDEHIGDRPYGVDIVIPNKYEGMDSNMSGDELTKMLQSMVPAETLDFGRKLLRDHGVPLNEDSDNSLQLLGWTEATATPQVEIALQHPKVTLIANALGTPPADMIEKIQAAGRKVAALCGSPKQARKHADAGVDIIIAQGGEGGGHCGEVGSIVLWPQVVKEVAPVPVLAAGGIGSGEQIAAALALGAQGAWSGSQWLMVEEAENTPVQQQTYIDASSRDTVRSRSFTGKPCRMLRNDWTEAWEDPNNPDPLGMPLQYMVSGMAVAATHKHPDESIDVAFNPVGQVVGQFRKVEKTSAVIERWVTEYIDATSSLESFANANA; from the coding sequence ATGCACACCCCGATCTGTGATGAGCTCGGTATCGAGTTCCCGATCTTCGCGTTCACCCACTGCCGCGACGTGGTGGTCGCGGTGAGCAAGGCGGGCGGATTCGGGGTGCTCGGCGCGGTCGGGTTCACCCCGGAGGAGCTCGAGATCGAGCTGAACTGGATCGACGAGCACATCGGCGACCGCCCCTACGGCGTCGACATCGTCATCCCGAACAAGTACGAGGGCATGGACTCGAACATGTCGGGTGACGAGCTCACCAAGATGCTGCAGTCGATGGTCCCGGCGGAGACCCTCGACTTCGGACGCAAGCTCCTGCGTGACCACGGTGTGCCGCTCAACGAGGACAGCGACAACTCCCTGCAGCTCCTGGGCTGGACCGAGGCGACGGCCACCCCGCAGGTCGAGATCGCGCTGCAGCATCCCAAGGTCACCCTGATCGCGAACGCGCTCGGGACGCCGCCCGCCGACATGATCGAGAAGATCCAGGCCGCGGGCCGCAAGGTGGCCGCGCTCTGCGGATCGCCGAAGCAGGCGCGCAAGCACGCCGACGCAGGCGTCGACATCATCATCGCCCAGGGCGGCGAAGGCGGCGGTCACTGCGGCGAGGTGGGTTCCATCGTGCTCTGGCCGCAGGTGGTCAAAGAGGTTGCGCCGGTGCCGGTTCTGGCTGCCGGGGGCATCGGCAGCGGTGAGCAGATCGCGGCGGCCCTCGCGCTCGGTGCGCAGGGCGCGTGGAGCGGTTCGCAGTGGCTGATGGTCGAAGAGGCGGAGAACACCCCGGTCCAGCAGCAGACCTACATCGACGCCTCCAGTCGCGACACGGTGCGCAGCCGGTCGTTCACCGGCAAGCCGTGCCGGATGCTGCGCAACGACTGGACCGAGGCCTGGGAGGACCCGAACAATCCCGATCCGTTGGGAATGCCGTTGCAGTACATGGTCTCCGGCATGGCGGTCGCGGCGACCCACAAGCACCCCGACGAGAGCATCGACGTCGCCTTCAACCCCGTCGGGCAGGTCGTCGGGCAGTTCCGCAAGGTCGAGAAGACCTCCGCGGTGATCGAACGGTGGGTCACCGAGTACATCGACGCGACGAGCAGTCTGGAGTCGTTCGCCAACGCGAACGCCTGA
- a CDS encoding rhodanese-like domain-containing protein has translation MRVRHYLRRPPTVPAAEALRLVAEGAVVVDVRREFEWNRVHIPGAVHMPLEALPERCAELPDDRLLIAFCTGGIRSAGAANLLVENGFEAVNMSGGLIGWRAAGGDLTE, from the coding sequence GTGCGAGTTCGCCACTATCTCCGCCGTCCGCCGACCGTGCCCGCGGCCGAAGCGCTTCGCCTGGTCGCCGAAGGCGCCGTCGTCGTCGATGTGCGACGCGAGTTCGAATGGAATCGCGTCCACATCCCGGGCGCGGTGCACATGCCACTCGAGGCCCTGCCGGAGCGCTGCGCCGAACTCCCCGACGACCGGCTCCTCATCGCCTTCTGCACCGGCGGCATCAGATCCGCCGGTGCAGCGAACCTCCTCGTGGAGAACGGATTCGAGGCCGTCAACATGAGTGGCGGCCTCATCGGCTGGCGAGCGGCCGGCGGCGACCTCACCGAGTGA
- a CDS encoding MarR family winged helix-turn-helix transcriptional regulator: protein MPEPPFSPTVTLLTVGRVWEAELAAALKPLGLTPRKYGLLGHIRGTPGISFSELARRSRITVQSAHTAVSGFVDAGLVDDRTAHAGAASTLGITAAGTDLLARAAQQVTRLDAEFAERHPGLTAALAEHFEAVARS from the coding sequence ATGCCGGAGCCGCCGTTCAGTCCCACCGTCACGCTGCTCACCGTGGGTCGCGTCTGGGAGGCCGAGCTGGCGGCGGCGCTCAAACCGCTCGGCCTGACCCCGCGCAAATACGGTCTCCTGGGCCACATCCGGGGCACGCCCGGCATCTCGTTCAGCGAACTGGCCCGCCGCTCGCGGATCACCGTGCAGAGCGCCCACACCGCGGTGTCCGGCTTTGTAGACGCCGGACTCGTCGACGACCGGACCGCGCACGCCGGCGCTGCGTCGACGCTGGGGATCACCGCGGCCGGCACGGATCTTCTCGCCCGGGCGGCGCAGCAGGTCACCCGTCTCGACGCCGAGTTCGCCGAGCGCCACCCCGGGCTCACCGCGGCCCTTGCCGAGCACTTCGAGGCCGTGGCGAGATCCTGA
- a CDS encoding flavin monoamine oxidase family protein — MSSHFLPGADESAPDAAGSGRSPRPSVLVIGAGFAGLTAARELEAAGIEVRVVEARERIGGRAWTDERLGGHALEMGATWVHWMQPFVWTEITRYAQTIYPSPDIESAYWVSDGVVHSGTEHDLDTKLSRLQETIVDGSREFFPYPHDPLAILRDPETDPELRERFLAADKGSVLDCLRNGDFTREEIDLADSYWSAGYQGPTATASPLMAKHWASLSDHRSSLMDEQTLRFKLTNGMRGLYDAIAGDLRGEITLGTPVRSVAHDSHGARVTLATGEVVAADAVIVTAPIGALRTIEFSPALSAEQTELIASGTNSVGFKIWIKVAGRHSVIAGAPGRHPISLLRSEYFLDDEDATILVGFGSDHTAIDLDDVASAQKAVDVWRTDLTVLECGGHDWVADPWSGQTWATLKSGQFFNGWSLFHDSTTRLHFAGADFAKGWNGVVVDGAIESGITTARKVMAELR; from the coding sequence ATGTCCTCTCATTTCCTACCCGGCGCCGACGAATCCGCGCCGGACGCAGCAGGTTCCGGGCGATCACCACGCCCATCGGTCCTCGTCATCGGCGCCGGCTTCGCCGGTCTCACCGCGGCCCGTGAACTCGAGGCCGCAGGCATCGAGGTCCGGGTCGTCGAGGCACGCGAGCGCATCGGCGGCCGTGCCTGGACCGACGAACGCCTGGGCGGCCATGCCCTGGAGATGGGCGCGACGTGGGTGCACTGGATGCAACCGTTCGTCTGGACCGAGATCACCCGCTACGCGCAGACGATCTACCCCAGCCCCGACATCGAGTCGGCGTACTGGGTGAGCGACGGCGTCGTGCACTCCGGCACCGAACACGACCTCGACACCAAGCTCTCCCGGCTGCAGGAGACCATCGTCGACGGCTCGCGCGAGTTCTTCCCGTACCCGCACGACCCGCTCGCCATCCTCCGCGACCCCGAAACGGATCCCGAACTGCGGGAACGATTCCTGGCCGCCGACAAGGGCAGCGTCCTCGACTGCCTGCGCAACGGTGACTTCACCCGCGAGGAGATCGATCTCGCCGACTCGTACTGGTCGGCCGGTTATCAGGGCCCGACGGCCACGGCGTCCCCGCTGATGGCCAAACACTGGGCCTCGCTGAGTGATCACCGCAGCTCTCTCATGGACGAGCAGACCCTGCGGTTCAAGCTCACCAACGGGATGCGGGGCCTCTACGACGCGATCGCCGGCGACCTGCGTGGCGAGATCACGCTGGGCACACCGGTTCGTTCGGTGGCCCACGATTCCCACGGCGCCCGGGTGACACTGGCGACCGGTGAAGTCGTCGCGGCCGACGCGGTGATCGTCACCGCACCGATCGGGGCGCTGCGCACCATCGAGTTCAGTCCCGCGTTGTCGGCCGAACAGACCGAACTCATCGCCTCCGGGACCAATTCGGTGGGTTTCAAGATCTGGATCAAGGTCGCCGGCCGCCACTCCGTCATCGCCGGAGCCCCCGGCCGGCATCCGATTTCGTTGCTGCGCAGCGAGTACTTCCTCGACGACGAGGACGCCACGATCCTGGTCGGCTTCGGTTCCGATCACACGGCCATCGACCTCGACGACGTCGCCTCGGCACAGAAGGCCGTCGATGTGTGGCGCACCGATCTGACGGTGCTCGAGTGCGGCGGTCACGACTGGGTGGCCGACCCCTGGTCCGGCCAGACCTGGGCGACACTCAAGTCGGGTCAGTTCTTCAACGGCTGGAGTCTGTTCCACGACTCCACCACCCGCCTGCACTTCGCGGGGGCCGACTTCGCGAAGGGCTGGAACGGCGTCGTGGTCGACGGTGCCATCGAATCCGGCATCACCACCGCACGAAAGGTGATGGCCGAACTGAGGTGA
- a CDS encoding aldehyde dehydrogenase family protein codes for MIDVSNLHTGLYIDGSWRSADATFTTTNPSTAQPLSELAAADAADVDAAVTAAAAAFRGEWGALAPSRKGALLNRLADLVERDLDQLAALESLDMGRPLGMSSALMIPNLIATLRYYAGWADKINGELIANDGYLGGPVPTHAYTRREPIGVIGAIIPWNAPLMILGWKLAPALAAGNTVVIKPAEDASLSVLRLAELVDEAGFPPGTVNVVTGVGSVAGAALSRHPGVRKISFTGSTETGRTILRDSADTFRRTALELGGKAPQIVFEDADLDAAIQGCAMGMFFNQGEVCAAGTRVLAHRKVYDAILEGLTGAAQAQVLGDPFDPSTTMGPLVNARQRDRVLGFLQTGADEGAEVISGGAAPDSAGFYVTPTVLAGRNDMTVAREEIFGPVGLVIPFDTDDEALALANDNQYGLSATLWTTDLTRAHTAAARIDAGAIGINGWSPLAPQLPWGGVKASGIGRELGYEGILAYTESKTVTVVL; via the coding sequence ATGATCGACGTCTCGAACCTGCACACCGGCCTGTACATCGACGGCTCGTGGCGCAGCGCCGACGCCACCTTCACGACCACCAACCCGTCGACGGCGCAACCACTTTCCGAACTCGCAGCGGCCGACGCCGCAGACGTCGACGCGGCGGTCACAGCCGCGGCCGCCGCGTTCCGCGGCGAGTGGGGTGCGCTCGCCCCGTCCCGCAAGGGTGCGCTGTTGAACCGGCTCGCCGATCTCGTGGAGCGCGACCTCGACCAACTCGCCGCGCTCGAGTCGCTCGACATGGGGCGTCCGCTCGGCATGAGTTCGGCACTGATGATCCCGAATCTGATCGCCACGCTCCGCTATTACGCGGGGTGGGCGGACAAGATCAACGGTGAGCTGATCGCCAACGACGGATACCTGGGCGGACCGGTTCCCACCCACGCGTACACGCGCCGCGAACCGATCGGCGTGATCGGCGCGATCATCCCGTGGAACGCGCCGCTGATGATCCTCGGATGGAAGCTGGCGCCCGCTCTCGCCGCCGGCAACACCGTGGTCATCAAGCCCGCCGAGGACGCCTCACTGTCGGTGCTCCGACTCGCCGAACTCGTCGACGAGGCCGGCTTCCCGCCCGGAACGGTCAACGTGGTCACCGGTGTCGGCAGCGTGGCCGGCGCCGCCCTCTCGCGCCACCCGGGGGTCCGGAAGATCTCGTTCACGGGCTCCACCGAGACCGGCCGGACCATCCTGCGTGATTCCGCGGACACGTTCCGGCGCACCGCACTCGAGTTGGGCGGCAAAGCACCGCAGATCGTCTTCGAGGACGCCGATCTCGATGCCGCGATCCAGGGTTGCGCGATGGGCATGTTCTTCAACCAGGGCGAGGTCTGCGCGGCGGGGACCCGTGTTCTCGCTCACCGCAAGGTCTACGACGCGATCCTGGAGGGCCTCACCGGTGCCGCACAGGCACAGGTTCTCGGCGACCCGTTCGACCCGTCGACGACGATGGGGCCGCTGGTCAACGCCCGCCAGCGGGACCGGGTCCTCGGGTTCCTGCAGACCGGCGCGGACGAGGGTGCCGAGGTCATCAGCGGCGGCGCGGCACCGGACTCCGCCGGGTTCTACGTGACACCCACCGTTCTCGCCGGACGCAACGACATGACCGTCGCCCGCGAGGAGATCTTCGGACCCGTCGGCCTGGTCATCCCGTTCGACACCGACGACGAGGCGCTGGCATTGGCCAACGACAACCAGTACGGACTGTCGGCGACCCTCTGGACCACGGACCTCACCCGCGCCCACACCGCCGCCGCGCGCATCGATGCGGGGGCCATCGGCATCAACGGATGGTCACCGCTGGCACCGCAGCTCCCGTGGGGTGGGGTCAAGGCGAGCGGTATCGGTCGCGAGCTCGGGTACGAGGGCATCCTCGCCTACACCGAGTCCAAGACCGTCACCGTCGTGCTCTGA
- a CDS encoding APC family permease, translating to MVDTTHPTSAPARSALRGSIGVAGIVFLVIAAAAPLTAVAGSLPVMIAIGNGAGAPMAYLIAAAVLLVFSVGYAAMSSSVTDTGAFYAYVTKGLGRSAGVGSAALALLAYTTIQAAIYGLAASTMRDVVIRFGGPDAPWWLWAFVLMAMVAVLGYRSIDLGAKVLGVLLVAEIALIVALTVAVLAQGGAHGVDVVSFTPSAFLSGSPGIALMFAIGSFVGFEATAIYGEEARNPRRTVPIATYVAVGTIGVLYAAASWAVVLAFGSDQVQAAAQSDPANLTFIATTTFLGSVAADVMMVMLVTSLFAALLAFHNAIARYTFALSRTGYAPRRLMDVHNRHGSPHIGSVVQTATAFILVGAFAVAGADPVLQLFTWMAGVAIVSILVLMVLTSLAIIVWFRREGTDTRMWHTRIAPILGTVGLLGITALVVANFTTLISGSRVLATVFLVIIAAVFLAGACLGRWCRPAPRDDQATSPSRSADPVTPVSPVTPISPESELP from the coding sequence ATGGTCGACACCACCCATCCGACGTCGGCTCCCGCACGATCGGCCCTCCGGGGTTCGATCGGTGTTGCCGGCATCGTCTTCCTGGTCATCGCGGCGGCCGCGCCGCTCACCGCGGTGGCGGGTTCGCTGCCCGTGATGATCGCCATCGGCAACGGCGCGGGAGCGCCGATGGCCTACCTCATCGCCGCGGCCGTCCTGCTGGTGTTCAGCGTCGGCTACGCGGCGATGAGCAGTTCGGTGACCGACACCGGCGCCTTCTACGCCTACGTCACCAAGGGGCTCGGCCGCAGCGCCGGCGTCGGCTCGGCCGCGCTGGCGCTGCTCGCCTACACGACCATCCAGGCGGCGATCTACGGCCTGGCGGCATCCACCATGCGCGACGTCGTGATCCGATTCGGTGGTCCCGACGCGCCATGGTGGTTGTGGGCGTTCGTGCTCATGGCCATGGTGGCGGTCCTCGGTTATCGCAGCATCGACCTCGGCGCCAAGGTGCTCGGCGTCCTCCTCGTGGCCGAGATCGCGTTGATCGTCGCGTTGACGGTCGCGGTGCTGGCGCAGGGCGGCGCGCACGGCGTCGACGTCGTGTCCTTCACGCCGTCGGCCTTCCTCTCGGGTTCGCCCGGCATCGCGCTGATGTTCGCCATCGGTTCGTTCGTCGGCTTCGAGGCGACGGCCATCTACGGCGAAGAGGCCCGCAATCCGAGGCGGACCGTGCCGATCGCGACCTACGTCGCCGTGGGCACCATCGGTGTCCTCTACGCCGCGGCGAGCTGGGCGGTGGTGCTCGCCTTCGGCTCGGATCAAGTACAGGCCGCCGCGCAGTCCGATCCGGCGAACCTGACCTTCATCGCCACCACCACCTTCCTCGGGAGCGTCGCCGCCGACGTCATGATGGTGATGCTGGTGACGAGCCTGTTCGCCGCACTGCTCGCCTTCCACAACGCCATCGCGCGGTACACCTTCGCGCTGTCGCGGACCGGGTACGCACCGCGTCGGCTCATGGATGTGCATAATCGCCACGGCTCGCCGCACATCGGCTCGGTGGTGCAGACGGCGACCGCGTTCATCCTGGTCGGTGCATTCGCGGTCGCCGGCGCCGATCCCGTGCTGCAGTTGTTCACCTGGATGGCCGGTGTCGCGATCGTCAGCATCCTCGTGCTGATGGTGCTCACCAGCCTCGCGATCATCGTCTGGTTCCGGCGTGAGGGCACCGACACCCGGATGTGGCACACCAGGATCGCGCCGATCCTGGGCACCGTCGGACTGCTCGGCATCACCGCGCTCGTGGTCGCCAACTTCACCACACTCATCAGCGGATCGCGGGTGCTGGCCACCGTGTTCCTCGTCATCATCGCCGCCGTCTTTCTGGCGGGCGCATGCCTCGGCCGCTGGTGTCGGCCCGCGCCCCGGGACGACCAGGCCACCTCCCCATCCCGATCAGCCGACCCCGTCACCCCCGTCAGCCCCGTCACCCCCATCAGCCCAGAAAGCGAACTCCCATGA
- a CDS encoding TetR/AcrR family transcriptional regulator: MPRLVDHDERRRAIVAAAWRLLATRGVDGISMRDLAAEAGYTNGALSHYFAGKDEILRTAYEYVIEATNARIASATRRRSGRAALRALCRELMPMTDEATLEARIAMSLWQRAMTDSVMADVNNAAVAEWKSQMTQLWNEAVDAGELPARDIGVGVELLMTTIFGLQVTAVLDPVTTAPADQIRLMDAILDGSS, from the coding sequence ATGCCACGACTGGTCGACCACGATGAGCGTCGCCGCGCCATCGTCGCCGCGGCCTGGCGGCTGCTCGCCACGCGGGGAGTCGACGGGATCAGCATGCGGGATCTCGCCGCGGAGGCCGGGTACACGAACGGGGCGCTCAGTCACTACTTCGCGGGTAAGGACGAGATCCTGCGCACCGCATACGAATACGTCATCGAGGCGACGAACGCCCGGATCGCGTCGGCGACCCGACGCCGCAGTGGCAGAGCGGCGCTGCGGGCCCTGTGTCGAGAACTGATGCCGATGACCGACGAGGCCACCCTCGAGGCTCGTATCGCCATGTCGCTGTGGCAGCGAGCGATGACCGACTCCGTGATGGCGGACGTCAACAACGCGGCGGTCGCGGAGTGGAAGTCGCAGATGACGCAGCTGTGGAACGAAGCGGTGGATGCGGGCGAGCTACCGGCCCGCGACATCGGCGTCGGGGTCGAACTGCTGATGACGACCATCTTCGGACTCCAGGTGACGGCCGTGCTGGACCCGGTGACCACGGCGCCCGCCGACCAGATCCGCCTGATGGACGCGATCCTCGACGGCTCGTCCTGA
- a CDS encoding PAS domain S-box protein → MFPARRDFEQMILHTGTGILIHEASSKNILWANPAACRIFGFTLEELKPLKAHHMSAQERQYRREVGVAWLQSAVVHGSSRKQWKYRAKDGTEFLTDARATLVHCEDGPVVMVEFRNISEEVELQEELTWVSESLQRIMTHTSAGIVVLDDDNCIDDISPLAAKLFGRTPAELSGVHLEDLGRCEPRLTSDPVVERLADGAGSVEIQQEIIKDDGSTVWLAGELEIVAHDGIRSRVLTVRDVTDRVEWERRNAYQEANLQYLSRYHAMGDMAMILAHELGQPLAASTNYLSGLKARVSAETVDARSLAYGIDQIEKQLHRAADIVASVRRYVRRIESTTTLMDLNETVEESLYFVRLRAAEQGVRVYAEIPDRDLPIQGENVLIGQVIINLCVNALDEIVRPTTEVKELSIQTGEADGLASVWIRDQGRGMTGAPTDRLASGAFSAKQDGSGIGLIISEHIVERHGGTISYLPNEPSGTTVRVTLPLATGSSG, encoded by the coding sequence ATGTTCCCCGCTCGCCGGGACTTCGAGCAGATGATCCTCCACACCGGCACCGGCATCCTCATCCACGAGGCGAGTTCGAAGAACATCCTGTGGGCGAACCCGGCCGCCTGCCGCATCTTCGGATTCACCCTCGAGGAGCTGAAGCCCCTCAAGGCGCACCACATGAGCGCCCAGGAACGGCAGTACCGCCGGGAGGTCGGTGTGGCCTGGCTGCAGTCGGCGGTGGTCCACGGGTCGAGTCGCAAACAGTGGAAGTACCGCGCCAAGGACGGCACCGAATTCCTCACCGATGCGCGCGCCACCCTCGTGCACTGTGAGGACGGGCCGGTCGTGATGGTCGAGTTCCGCAACATCTCCGAGGAGGTCGAGTTGCAGGAGGAACTCACCTGGGTGTCGGAGTCGTTGCAGCGCATCATGACCCATACGTCGGCCGGCATCGTCGTCCTCGACGACGACAACTGCATCGACGACATCTCACCGCTGGCCGCGAAGCTGTTCGGCCGCACCCCCGCGGAACTGTCGGGCGTCCACCTGGAAGACCTGGGGCGGTGCGAACCCCGACTCACCAGTGATCCCGTCGTCGAACGACTGGCGGACGGTGCGGGTTCGGTGGAGATCCAGCAGGAGATCATCAAAGACGACGGCAGCACCGTGTGGCTGGCAGGTGAACTCGAGATCGTCGCCCACGACGGCATCCGGTCGCGGGTCCTGACCGTCCGCGACGTGACCGACCGGGTCGAATGGGAACGACGCAACGCCTACCAGGAAGCCAATCTCCAGTACCTGAGTCGCTATCACGCGATGGGCGACATGGCGATGATCCTGGCCCACGAACTCGGCCAGCCGCTCGCGGCGTCGACCAATTACCTCAGCGGACTGAAGGCCCGTGTCTCCGCCGAGACGGTCGATGCCCGCAGCCTCGCCTACGGGATCGACCAGATCGAGAAGCAACTCCACCGCGCGGCCGACATCGTGGCGTCGGTCCGCCGCTACGTCCGACGCATCGAGAGCACGACGACGCTCATGGACCTCAACGAGACCGTCGAGGAGAGCCTGTACTTCGTGCGACTGCGCGCAGCCGAGCAGGGGGTGCGCGTCTACGCCGAGATCCCCGACCGCGACCTGCCGATCCAGGGCGAGAACGTGCTCATCGGTCAGGTCATCATCAATCTCTGCGTGAACGCACTCGACGAGATCGTCCGGCCGACGACCGAGGTCAAGGAGCTGTCGATCCAGACCGGCGAGGCCGACGGACTGGCGTCGGTGTGGATCCGGGACCAGGGCCGCGGCATGACGGGCGCACCCACCGATCGGCTTGCGTCCGGCGCCTTCTCGGCCAAACAGGACGGCTCGGGCATCGGGCTGATCATCTCCGAGCACATCGTGGAACGCCATGGCGGCACCATCAGCTACCTGCCCAACGAACCGTCGGGTACCACGGTCCGCGTGACCCTGCCGCTCGCCACCGGCTCGTCCGGATAG